A genomic window from Thermovenabulum gondwanense includes:
- a CDS encoding Ger(x)C family spore germination protein produces MKSFLKISSILLILLVLLTGCWDMVDIDRRIFIGNVGVDKADDKYLFIFTYPIVRKLVGGEGGGGGGGGGKSIYTIKTEARSFTEAVSLIAHRTSRRIYFDHSRNIIIGEDAARSGLKELVESFETNTQTNRRSFLIIAKGKAEEILGQESEQEMLLAYYIESLFKDAQNKGDIIIKDFSQVMEQIHSLKGNALMPAIVKTGKELDVNGGAVIKNYRLAGFLDPEEARGINILRGEANQTITAFDLGDKKMVVCEINRVDSKPVLVKSGEAPVLRYDIEIAASLKEAPIMKIDSKVLKELEETFASEIKKQVEKGIEKVQKDYRVDVLGVGEYLYKYKPRVWKKYEKDWENIFPDAEIIINPKVKFINLGPVI; encoded by the coding sequence GTGAAGAGCTTTTTAAAAATTTCTTCCATCCTGTTAATCCTTTTGGTCTTGCTTACCGGGTGCTGGGATATGGTAGACATAGACAGGAGAATTTTCATAGGCAACGTAGGAGTGGATAAAGCCGATGATAAGTACCTTTTTATCTTCACCTACCCCATAGTGAGAAAGCTGGTAGGGGGTGAAGGAGGCGGGGGCGGTGGTGGAGGAGGAAAGAGCATATATACGATAAAAACCGAAGCCCGTTCCTTCACCGAAGCGGTGTCCCTCATAGCCCACCGGACCAGCAGGCGGATATATTTCGACCACAGTAGAAACATCATCATAGGAGAGGATGCGGCAAGGTCCGGATTGAAAGAACTCGTGGAATCCTTTGAAACTAACACCCAAACCAACAGGAGAAGTTTTCTCATTATAGCGAAGGGCAAAGCAGAGGAAATATTGGGACAGGAAAGCGAGCAGGAAATGCTGCTTGCCTATTACATAGAGAGCCTTTTCAAGGATGCCCAGAATAAAGGAGATATAATTATTAAAGACTTTTCCCAGGTTATGGAGCAGATTCACTCTTTAAAGGGGAATGCTTTGATGCCCGCTATTGTGAAAACCGGAAAGGAACTGGATGTAAATGGCGGTGCGGTGATAAAAAATTACAGGCTGGCAGGATTTTTGGACCCGGAGGAGGCAAGGGGCATAAACATCCTGAGGGGAGAAGCCAATCAAACCATTACCGCCTTTGATCTGGGAGATAAGAAAATGGTGGTCTGCGAGATAAACAGAGTCGACTCCAAGCCGGTTCTTGTAAAATCCGGTGAAGCGCCGGTTCTAAGGTACGACATAGAAATAGCCGCTTCGTTAAAGGAAGCTCCCATCATGAAAATAGATTCGAAGGTATTGAAAGAGCTGGAAGAAACCTTTGCCTCAGAGATAAAAAAGCAGGTGGAAAAAGGAATAGAAAAAGTACAGAAAGATTACAGGGTGGATGTCCTGGGCGTGGGAGAGTACCTATATAAATACAAACCCAGAGTCTGGAAAAAATACGAAAAGGACTGGGAGAATATCTTCCCCGATGCAGAAATCATAATAAACCCAAAAGTAAAATTTATAAACCTGGGTCCCGTAATATGA
- a CDS encoding GerAB/ArcD/ProY family transporter → MLMDNDKISTRQAIVFLISIAIGAGILSLPRQVDEMAGQDGWISIILGGIITLIGGLIVAALVARQKEDAVKISEKLAGRFITGVIGVFYIIYFLMTSAVVNQTSAEVINQFLLEHTPKGFTIFSILLLGFYAVRVGIEPTVRAVMVLFPIAMFAFALIVFTCLSRAKIDEILPVMTTPFKNIFSASLQTLFALEGFEVLLFLAPYLRKPEKAKIIVTLYSAVTTLFYLFITVVTFMVLGKNETKFFVWPVFMMIKGITAPGEVFERLDAFAITIWVVQIFTTLVGYYFSTAIIVKSLFNLKEESYLSAVFLPLFYFAANLPNNFAENKDLAGYVNYLIYPAAFFIPAFLLLLSFLKKAGGKS, encoded by the coding sequence ATGCTGATGGATAACGACAAAATTTCCACCAGGCAGGCAATAGTATTTTTAATCAGCATAGCCATAGGAGCGGGGATTTTAAGCCTGCCGCGACAGGTGGACGAAATGGCGGGACAGGACGGCTGGATATCCATAATCCTGGGCGGGATTATTACCCTGATAGGCGGCCTTATTGTCGCAGCCTTAGTTGCAAGGCAAAAAGAGGATGCGGTGAAGATTTCGGAAAAACTTGCGGGAAGGTTTATTACCGGGGTTATCGGTGTATTTTATATTATCTATTTTTTGATGACCTCCGCTGTTGTAAACCAGACCTCGGCGGAGGTAATAAATCAATTTTTGCTGGAACACACACCTAAAGGGTTTACAATTTTCAGCATTCTGCTCCTTGGATTTTACGCCGTGAGGGTGGGCATCGAGCCAACGGTAAGGGCGGTAATGGTACTTTTTCCCATTGCAATGTTTGCCTTTGCTTTAATCGTTTTTACCTGTCTTTCCAGAGCTAAAATAGATGAAATACTGCCCGTAATGACCACCCCTTTTAAAAATATTTTTTCCGCTTCCCTGCAAACCCTTTTTGCTCTGGAGGGGTTTGAGGTGCTATTATTCCTTGCACCCTATTTGAGAAAGCCCGAGAAGGCTAAAATTATAGTTACTCTGTATAGTGCGGTTACCACCCTTTTTTATCTTTTCATAACGGTCGTAACTTTCATGGTCCTGGGCAAAAACGAAACCAAATTCTTTGTATGGCCCGTTTTTATGATGATAAAGGGGATAACCGCACCCGGGGAAGTGTTTGAAAGGCTGGACGCCTTTGCCATAACCATTTGGGTGGTTCAAATATTTACAACTTTAGTAGGATATTATTTCAGCACGGCCATTATCGTAAAATCTCTTTTTAATTTAAAGGAAGAAAGTTACCTGAGCGCAGTATTTTTGCCCCTTTTTTATTTTGCGGCAAACCTGCCCAATAATTTTGCCGAAAACAAAGATTTAGCGGGGTATGTGAATTACCTTATATATCCTGCCGCATTTTTTATTCCCGCTTTTTTGCTTCTCCTTAGCTTTTTAAAAAAGGCGGGTGGCAAATCGTGA
- a CDS encoding spore germination protein codes for MKKLFKTLFNTEKTEIYHKKDIYPDTSRKLNKDIKENLKILSEEYFIDCDDVILREFDVMDASGKRHRMAVVWIDGLVDKQLIQDHVIKALLIFGREMPPAAGADRFLLLIKESFLTAADLKESDNFGEAVLAVLSGDTLLLLDGVGKTLIISSRGWEKRSIQEPSTEAVIHGPKDGFTETFRINVAQVRRRIKDPNLKIKTIRLGRHTRTDVAVMYIKGIANPKVVEEFLKRLDKVDVESIMDAGYLEQYIEDSWASPFPLFRRTERPDVVSAALLEGCVALICDNTPYALIAPVTFWSLFHSAEDFYERWHIATLVRYLRFLAVFTATSAPALYVAFVSFHPGLLPTDLALSIGASREGVPFSSTIEALIMMTALELLREAGVRLPGPIGQTIGIVGGLVVGEAAVRAGIVSPIMVIVIAVNAISSFAIPSYSVAIGFRLLTFIFLALSSLAGLYGIAIGYIWFVLYLCTLKSFGANYLDPFVNLDPEKMEDLMVRYPLRFMSKRPDFTHPLDETTINKELLSKIQSGDEDADG; via the coding sequence TTGAAAAAGCTCTTTAAAACCCTTTTTAACACGGAAAAAACGGAAATATACCATAAAAAGGATATTTATCCGGACACTTCGCGAAAGCTGAACAAGGATATAAAGGAAAATTTAAAAATTTTAAGTGAAGAGTATTTTATAGACTGCGATGACGTCATCCTCAGGGAATTCGATGTAATGGACGCATCCGGGAAAAGACACAGGATGGCGGTGGTGTGGATAGACGGCCTTGTGGATAAACAGCTAATTCAGGATCACGTGATAAAAGCCCTTTTAATCTTTGGAAGGGAAATGCCACCTGCCGCCGGGGCGGACCGATTTCTTTTGCTCATCAAGGAGAGCTTTTTAACGGCTGCGGATTTAAAGGAATCGGACAATTTCGGAGAGGCGGTGCTTGCGGTCTTAAGCGGGGATACCCTTTTGCTTTTGGACGGTGTGGGGAAAACCCTGATAATCAGCTCCCGGGGCTGGGAAAAAAGGAGCATTCAGGAACCCTCTACCGAAGCGGTGATCCACGGCCCAAAGGACGGCTTTACCGAGACCTTCAGGATAAATGTGGCCCAGGTGAGAAGAAGGATCAAAGACCCCAATCTGAAGATAAAGACGATACGTTTGGGGAGGCATACCCGCACCGATGTGGCGGTAATGTACATAAAAGGGATTGCAAACCCGAAGGTGGTGGAAGAATTTCTAAAAAGGCTCGACAAAGTGGATGTGGAAAGCATCATGGATGCAGGGTATTTAGAGCAGTACATCGAAGACTCCTGGGCATCGCCCTTTCCCCTTTTTAGAAGGACGGAAAGGCCCGATGTGGTAAGTGCTGCCCTCTTAGAAGGTTGTGTTGCTCTGATATGCGATAATACCCCCTATGCCCTTATAGCCCCCGTTACCTTCTGGAGCCTGTTTCATTCCGCCGAGGACTTTTATGAAAGGTGGCATATTGCAACCCTGGTGAGGTATTTGAGGTTTCTTGCGGTTTTTACCGCCACCTCCGCCCCTGCCCTTTACGTAGCCTTTGTCTCCTTTCATCCGGGGCTTTTGCCCACCGACCTTGCCCTATCCATAGGTGCCAGCCGGGAGGGCGTCCCCTTTTCTTCAACCATTGAAGCCCTTATCATGATGACCGCTCTGGAGCTTTTGAGAGAAGCGGGGGTAAGGCTCCCGGGGCCTATCGGCCAGACCATAGGTATTGTGGGCGGCCTTGTGGTGGGGGAAGCTGCTGTAAGGGCGGGCATCGTAAGCCCCATAATGGTCATAGTGATAGCGGTAAACGCCATATCCTCCTTTGCCATTCCAAGCTACAGCGTGGCCATAGGTTTCAGGCTCCTTACCTTTATATTTTTAGCCCTGTCTTCCTTGGCGGGGCTGTACGGCATAGCAATAGGTTATATCTGGTTTGTTCTTTACCTTTGTACGTTAAAGAGCTTTGGTGCCAATTATTTGGACCCTTTTGTGAATTTGGACCCGGAAAAAATGGAAGATTTGATGGTGAGATACCCCCTTCGCTTTATGTCAAAAAGGCCCGATTTTACCCATCCTCTGGATGAAACCACCATAAACAAGGAACTTTTATCCAAAATTCAAAGCGGTGATGAAGATGCTGATGGATAA
- a CDS encoding CLC_0170 family protein, translated as MKDFINSFNITQVIIFIASGLFLLLVDRPYLKKKGYTRDEKFCTAVGFFYIFGIPALYLLISLFLK; from the coding sequence TTGAAGGATTTTATTAATTCCTTCAATATAACTCAGGTGATAATTTTTATAGCTTCCGGCCTTTTTCTTCTTCTTGTGGACAGACCATATTTGAAAAAAAAGGGCTATACTCGGGACGAGAAGTTCTGCACCGCTGTAGGGTTTTTCTACATTTTTGGGATTCCCGCCCTTTATCTTCTTATCTCCCTTTTCCTGAAATAA
- a CDS encoding S-layer homology domain-containing protein, whose translation MKKLQKIKMFLGMNLIFALALYLFPVRAFALPGYEGGIKNEVEYVEPLFLTGEPVLLKGKVTITEGRVKNGKRQDRISYSLSDEEKTIQLTRSLTFDVTVREIKEKRQVIEDAILSRFSENITVKRGKTQDRYSLVSYSFSSSQVTDITPSVDYTSLNFGGRKVYSINRDEGEVVVEFSSKGVEYNSPFGGLEIRKSTYLITCSRKENSKQNIPAHSWDAKIGSEIYREITRDLSYIKNDPKLISFEGGFLEETREFSRMKYDYDLPRMKDGVPLSSGRNSGAMEKTLETSPVSKRMQIVKAADLKNHWAKEDVEKLLSLGILVQTGNYFYPEGYEKRGNFAKALGRLMDSPSRVSKILEGSGAGLLKNPGANGGKSLYDDVSEKEEGYEYIESLYRFGVMEGTAYRLFSPDKTLTRAEAVTSLVRALGLINAAGEYPGSTGFLDDDSIPSWAKRAVFAAKELGLVKGDRAGCFRPFDPLTKAESAVLLSRFLSYLKDDIKKDFIKRSLSF comes from the coding sequence ATGAAAAAATTGCAAAAAATTAAGATGTTTTTGGGTATGAACCTGATATTCGCCCTCGCCTTATACCTATTTCCGGTTCGAGCCTTTGCCCTTCCGGGCTATGAGGGGGGGATAAAAAATGAGGTGGAGTACGTCGAACCCCTGTTTCTGACGGGAGAACCGGTGCTTTTGAAGGGAAAGGTGACAATAACCGAAGGCAGGGTAAAAAACGGCAAAAGGCAGGACAGGATAAGCTACAGCCTTTCCGATGAAGAAAAGACGATTCAGCTTACAAGGAGCCTTACTTTCGACGTGACGGTAAGGGAAATAAAGGAAAAAAGGCAGGTAATAGAAGATGCCATCCTTTCCCGGTTCAGCGAAAACATCACCGTGAAGCGAGGAAAAACGCAGGATAGGTACAGCCTGGTTTCTTATTCCTTTTCCTCCTCTCAGGTTACCGATATTACACCTTCGGTCGATTATACCTCCCTGAATTTCGGCGGAAGGAAGGTATACTCGATAAACCGGGATGAAGGGGAAGTGGTAGTGGAATTTTCTTCAAAAGGGGTTGAATACAACAGCCCTTTCGGCGGCTTAGAGATAAGGAAAAGCACCTATTTGATTACCTGCAGCAGGAAGGAAAACTCAAAACAAAATATTCCCGCCCATTCCTGGGATGCTAAAATAGGTTCGGAAATATACCGGGAAATAACCAGGGATTTATCATATATCAAAAACGATCCAAAGCTCATAAGCTTCGAGGGAGGATTTCTGGAGGAAACCAGAGAGTTTTCGCGGATGAAATACGATTACGACCTCCCCAGGATGAAGGATGGTGTCCCGCTTTCGTCAGGCAGGAATTCGGGGGCAATGGAAAAGACCCTGGAAACGTCGCCGGTCAGCAAACGGATGCAAATCGTGAAGGCGGCAGATTTGAAAAACCACTGGGCAAAAGAAGATGTGGAAAAGCTCCTGTCCCTTGGAATACTAGTACAAACGGGAAACTATTTTTACCCGGAAGGTTATGAAAAAAGGGGCAATTTTGCAAAGGCCTTAGGAAGGCTTATGGATTCCCCTTCAAGGGTTTCTAAGATCCTGGAAGGGAGCGGTGCGGGCCTTTTGAAAAACCCCGGTGCAAATGGGGGAAAATCCCTGTACGATGATGTGAGCGAAAAAGAAGAAGGCTACGAATACATTGAGAGCCTCTACCGGTTTGGGGTTATGGAGGGGACGGCCTACCGGCTCTTTTCCCCCGATAAAACTCTTACCAGGGCGGAAGCGGTAACTTCCCTGGTAAGAGCCCTGGGCCTTATAAATGCGGCGGGAGAATATCCGGGTAGCACTGGGTTTCTCGATGATGACTCCATTCCCTCCTGGGCAAAAAGGGCGGTTTTTGCGGCAAAGGAGCTGGGACTTGTAAAGGGAGACAGGGCGGGCTGCTTCAGACCTTTTGACCCGCTCACTAAGGCGGAATCGGCGGTGCTGCTTTCCAGATTTTTAAGTTATTTAAAGGATGATATTAAAAAGGATTTTATAAAAAGGAGCTTGAGTTTTTAA
- a CDS encoding S-layer homology domain-containing protein, translating to MHYYENSRNKNWCNMRFYKKKVFFSGRLNKCNALLILILALSIIINPLLPFPAASAGEGDYKGVPYAGVFQKTPDFQDTKNHWAESSIKRVYSLLLMTGYGKRFYPGRNLKREEALSVLVRLFYEKAKNYGANNLPGSTATAQVKASEWAKEDIMKAKNMGIISDEEINSMDFTLPASREEIFYFTAKALNLQAEENYGLNLSVFQDAGEIDYKKAGYIASLFEKGYIYGSAGKLYPKKSITRAEFAAFLDRFLEKDSSPYTVKEGKVTGRDSAYIQIRLYTGENIKIERVKGSLDFPVLKGKNLYLSDSLNAGDQVKLFIKNDSVLLVQVLGNGEKAISGTIEKYDQTKRLMVLKTEDKNIKDYYLVSGAEVYMGQERVSEKEIQSGVEATVRVFGDRVFAVYLKGEDYRAPGEVTVKGMVLTASAEKDAVKVTLVNFDGESRVYEEFYVYPDTEVLKAGNKVDYENISPGDELEARVISSGQTKKALQVSLLPGGRVNAILKGKIEKSDFSGALLLSNVKEFFMGRFYDKGRLFKINIDGDTKAYLSGERIPVNDVLKLQGKEAYVACSGEEKNYKALKVIVKNGDEYLENGFFKPVWSLNIINFTGSQGTFDDSTIASYNDTLILPEVLEEQKEAFAVFNKEGNSIRIPIIYQPVYYPPDISIIKGKIYEIREDSVGIKYQRELYKNDWNSKDSAINYHNLKDSLYFVDFTSSKAKVLTREDFIKDRFYKNYYYKEAYLVKKRDSVLGIVLVDGEKEDIISLGRISSIAMPPEAATVERMQDFSPFNGKWNYDSASLDINLSGALVIKEGEILDPYGLNVSDRIYFIRDNNRALVIFKF from the coding sequence ATGCATTATTACGAAAATAGTAGGAATAAAAATTGGTGTAATATGCGTTTTTATAAAAAGAAAGTCTTTTTTTCCGGGAGATTAAATAAATGTAACGCTCTTTTGATATTAATTCTGGCTTTAAGCATAATCATCAATCCTCTTCTTCCTTTTCCTGCGGCATCTGCCGGGGAAGGCGACTACAAAGGGGTGCCTTATGCCGGAGTTTTTCAAAAAACTCCCGATTTTCAGGATACAAAAAATCACTGGGCAGAGTCCTCAATAAAAAGAGTTTACTCCCTCTTACTCATGACGGGATATGGGAAAAGGTTTTATCCCGGGAGGAATTTAAAGAGGGAGGAAGCCCTCTCGGTATTGGTAAGGCTTTTTTATGAAAAAGCGAAAAATTATGGGGCAAACAACTTGCCCGGCTCGACAGCTACAGCTCAGGTTAAAGCCTCCGAATGGGCAAAAGAGGATATCATGAAGGCAAAAAATATGGGGATAATTTCCGATGAGGAAATAAATTCAATGGATTTTACCCTGCCCGCTTCCCGGGAAGAGATATTTTATTTTACCGCGAAAGCCCTGAACTTACAGGCAGAGGAAAACTACGGCCTAAACCTTTCGGTATTCCAGGATGCCGGCGAAATAGATTATAAAAAGGCGGGTTATATAGCCTCTCTCTTTGAAAAGGGCTATATTTACGGTTCTGCAGGGAAGCTTTACCCTAAAAAGTCCATTACGAGGGCGGAATTTGCCGCCTTTTTGGACAGGTTTTTGGAAAAAGATTCATCACCTTACACGGTAAAAGAGGGGAAGGTAACGGGCAGGGATTCCGCCTATATACAAATAAGGCTTTATACCGGCGAAAATATAAAAATAGAAAGGGTAAAGGGAAGCCTGGATTTTCCGGTATTAAAAGGGAAAAATCTTTATCTTTCGGATTCCCTTAATGCGGGCGACCAGGTCAAATTGTTTATAAAAAATGATTCCGTTTTACTCGTTCAGGTTCTCGGCAATGGAGAAAAGGCTATTTCCGGAACCATAGAAAAATACGATCAAACAAAAAGGCTGATGGTGTTAAAGACAGAGGACAAAAATATTAAGGATTATTACCTGGTCAGCGGAGCCGAGGTCTACATGGGCCAGGAAAGGGTGAGTGAAAAGGAAATACAATCCGGGGTTGAGGCTACGGTCCGGGTATTTGGGGACAGGGTTTTTGCGGTATACCTGAAAGGTGAAGATTATCGGGCTCCCGGGGAAGTGACCGTAAAAGGGATGGTGCTGACGGCAAGCGCTGAAAAGGATGCCGTAAAGGTCACTCTGGTAAATTTTGACGGAGAGAGCCGGGTTTACGAGGAATTTTACGTATACCCCGATACCGAAGTGCTGAAAGCCGGAAACAAGGTGGATTATGAAAATATAAGCCCGGGGGACGAATTGGAAGCCAGGGTTATTTCTTCAGGGCAGACAAAAAAAGCCCTGCAGGTAAGCCTTCTTCCCGGCGGGAGGGTAAACGCAATTTTAAAAGGCAAAATAGAAAAATCCGATTTTAGCGGGGCCCTTTTGCTTTCCAATGTAAAGGAATTTTTTATGGGGAGGTTCTACGATAAAGGAAGGCTTTTCAAAATAAATATAGATGGGGATACAAAAGCCTACCTTTCCGGAGAGAGAATTCCCGTCAATGATGTTTTAAAACTTCAGGGGAAAGAAGCCTATGTGGCCTGTTCGGGGGAAGAAAAAAACTATAAAGCCCTGAAGGTGATAGTAAAAAACGGAGACGAATATTTAGAAAACGGATTTTTTAAACCCGTATGGTCATTAAACATCATTAACTTTACCGGCTCCCAGGGCACCTTCGATGATTCCACCATTGCATCCTATAACGATACACTAATTTTACCCGAGGTGCTGGAAGAACAAAAAGAAGCTTTTGCTGTGTTTAATAAGGAAGGTAATTCTATAAGAATCCCTATTATTTACCAGCCCGTCTATTATCCTCCGGATATTAGCATTATTAAGGGTAAAATTTATGAAATCCGGGAGGACAGCGTGGGCATAAAATACCAGAGGGAGCTTTACAAAAACGATTGGAACAGCAAGGATTCCGCTATAAATTACCACAACTTAAAGGATTCGCTTTACTTTGTAGACTTTACTTCCTCAAAGGCAAAGGTCCTTACCAGAGAGGATTTTATAAAGGACAGGTTTTACAAAAACTACTATTACAAAGAGGCTTATTTGGTGAAGAAAAGGGACTCGGTCCTGGGAATCGTACTTGTGGATGGTGAAAAGGAAGATATAATAAGCCTTGGCAGGATTTCGTCCATTGCAATGCCACCAGAGGCGGCGACAGTTGAAAGGATGCAGGATTTTAGCCCCTTTAACGGCAAATGGAATTACGATTCCGCATCACTGGATATAAACCTCAGCGGGGCGCTGGTGATAAAAGAAGGAGAAATCCTTGACCCTTACGGGTTGAATGTAAGCGACAGGATATATTTTATAAGGGATAACAACCGGGCTTTAGTAATCTTTAAATTCTAA